CCCGCGCTGGGCGCGGCGATGGCTGCCGTCCTGGAGCCCCCCGGGCCGAGCCAGGCGCGGCAATCCTTGCGCCGGGCCGAGTTGGAGCTGACAGACATGCGCGGCACCGGCCCGGGGTGCGGCTGCCCCCGGAAAGGCGCCGCCTGTTCACCCCGGAAGGGCGCGCCGCGCTCGCCCAGGAATGCGCCGCGCTCTCGCCCGGGAATGTGCCGCGCTCTCGGGGGCCGAGTTGGAGCTGTCCGCCGCGCGCCCCCGGGCCAAGCCGGGCACTTGGACGCGCGCAGCATCGGGCCAAGCTGGGCGCCTGGACGTGCGGCACCCGGGCCGAGTTGGAGCTGTCCGGTCCCGCTGCTGAGCGCGCGGCGGACAACTCCAGGCTGATAGCGCCAGCTCGGTCCGGTGGCGCGCGGCGGACAGCTCCAGCTCGGGTGCGGCTGACAGCTCCAGGCGGATGGCGCCAGCTCCGCCCGGTGGCGCGCGCAGCGGACGGCGCCTGCTCGGCCCCGGTGGCGCGCGGCGGATGGCGCCAGCTCGGTCCCGGTGCTGCGCGGCGGACAGCTCCAGGTGGATAGCGCCAGCTCGTAAGTGCTCGCCCTGCCCCATGGCAGGGTGTCCACCGTGCATGGTCCCGAAGCCAGGCAGCTTCGCCCCGCTCACGGTAGGAACGAAGCGCGAGGGATACTGGTGCACAGTATCCGCCAGCCTGCTCCACCAGCTCGGCAGGCCGCTCCCTCTCCTCCCCCAGACGAGGCACGGCGATCAGTTACCTTCACCGGGCTGGAACTGTTACGGCGTGTGGCGTCCCTGGTGCCTCCGCCTCGGGCAAACCTCACGAGGTTCCACGGCGTCTTCGCTCCAGGCGCCAAACTGCGGCCATTTCTGGTCCCCAAGCAGAGGAGGCGAGAGCGGGGAGTGAGGCAGCGGCCAGGAAGGTGCGGATGAAGGAGGGACGCCGCGAGTGGGTTGGGCAGAGTTGCTGAGGATACTGGAGCACCTGGGCTTGCCCACGGCAGGGGTGAGCTTGGCCCCGGCGCAAGAGTCAACCCAGGCCGCGTGGTGTTGAGGCTGACGCCTCCCCAGAGCCAAAAGGCCCAGTCCCCTACCGCGCACCCCATGGGAGGGCGGCCTTTTCAGGCGTGTACCTCAAGGGGCTGCGCGGCCTGTCCACCCGCTTGGCTCACTGCTTGGGCGGCCCCTGTCAGCGGTCCTCCTCGCCACCTCCGCTCCAGCCCTTACCCTCAACATGGCCTCTATCCCGCCTAGACGCAGCGAACGGGCCGGTGAACTAGCGGATCAACCGAGCCTCTAAGAACACAAGCTCTAGAACACGAACTCTGAGAGCAAGAGTTCTAGAACACGAACTCTAGAACACGAGTTCGCCCTCGGAGTTATACGCAGCGAACGGGCCGGTGAACTAGCGGATCAACCGAGCCTCTAAGAACACGCGCTCTAGAACACGAACTCTGAGAGCAAGAGCTCTAGAACACGAGCTCTAGAACATGAGTTCGCCCTCGGAGTTGTGTCGCACGATCGCGTTCAAACGCTGTCAAAAATGGTGGTGTGGCGCGGGTTGATCTTCTGCGCGATGCGTGTAGCTTGTTCTTCACGACGCGGGAGACGACCGTCTGCAAGATGCGTCACGGCCCGCAGCGACTTCCCACCCGGGGGTGGGGAGAGGGTGAGGGGATGGAGGGGGTGGGGGACGTGGAGGGTGGGGAGCGGTAGCGCCAACCCAACTTGCTGATCTGGCGTTGACATGCCGAACGCCTACGGAGGAGGTTGGACGGTTCGGCCGCCGGGTGCGCGGCGGCGGGCGCCCGTCCCGAGATGGGCGAGGCGATGGCTTAATAAGTAGAGGCGTAGGAGGCAGTAACGCGCAGAACTGACGGGGCATGGCCCCGAAAAACTACGGCCCGACACCCTGGGAGTTAGCGCTCCTGAGGTGCCGGGCCTTGGAAACGACGGGACCCCGGTTGCCCAAGGGCCGCACTCGTGTGGGACGAGCAACGGTCATTGTGGACACCGCACCTGCCCGTCGTCAACACGAGCCTGCAGTCCGGGCTCCGTGCAGGGGGGCTCGCGTGCCCTGCACAACGCAACGTCGTCGTGCAGGTTTCGCAGCCCCCCCAAGGTGTCCAATGCAATCGAACGTCGTTCAATCCGCTGTGTCCGTCGTCAACACCCTCACCCCCAACCAGGTGCTCGCCTTCCTCGCGGTGATCGCCGTGCTTGTGGTGCTCCACATGGTGTGGCGCGCCTGGAGCGTGTTCCTCAAGCGCCACGCCAGCCCTCCGCCGCACCCACCTCAGAAGCGCCGCAAGAGCCGCAAGGCTCAGCGCAAGCCGCCGCGCGGGGAGCAGCCGCGCGCCCCTCGGCCGTGAGGTAAATGATCGCCCTACCCCGTGGTGGAGCAACCAGCCGGACAGCCCCGTTCCACTCGGGGTGGGAACGGGGCGCGGAGAACTCTGACGCGGTGTCCGTCTGGCAGACTCCACACGCTCGGCAGGCCGCTGCTTCTCCGCTTCTCGGACGGGGTAGGGCGATCAGGTACGGATACCACAGTAGCGCCACAATCAAACTGGGTCTGCTGAAAGGTGCGGCGCCTATGGATGGGGCGCGCGGAATGGCCCGACGAGCGGAGGGCGGAATGCCGCGCGGATTGGCTGACGAGCGGAGAGCGGAATGCCGCGCGGATTGGCTCGCATCCAGAGGACACCCAGAAGCCATCGGGGCGCCATTCCGCCGTGTGCATGCGGTGTTTCCATGCTCCACGGTTGGACGCGTGAGGGCGCGAGAAACGCTGCGCGGAACGGCGCGAAAGGGAGCGCGAAAGGCGGGCGCGCGGGCGCTAATCCGAAGGGCTCCGGGAACTAGCGCGGCGCCATTCTCACGCCGGGCCTTTTGGGAGCCGTGGCACGTGAGGTGGGTCCATGAAGGGCGCGTGGAAAGGACGCGGGCGCCCGGCGCATTTAGGGCGCCTGACTCCGGCGCGGGGGGCCTTGCCTGTCTGCTACTCTGGGAGCCTACCTGGGAGGTTCCCCCGCCTTGTTCCGACCGTTCACCCCAAGTTTTGCGCTCGCCTCCCTGATGGTGGGCCTCACCGCTGCGGCACAGGTCGCACCCGCAGGGCGCTCCGTCGTTCTCACAGGCAAGACTGGCGAGTCCCCGCTGATCTACTTGGCGCCTGGCGTCGTGACGATGATCCGTCTGGATGCTCGGATCATTCCTGAGTCTATCCAGGTGGAGGGCCGCGCCCGCTTCGCTGTGGTCGAGGTGGGGGATCAAAGCGTGACGCTCTCGCCCGCCGTGGCGCTCGGGCCCGGTGAACAGCTCGCGCTGCGAGTGACTTACCGCGAGGACTCGCCCTCAAGCGTTGTGTTCCTGCTGACCGGGCAGCCGGGCACGGCGGATGGCTTGGTCAACGTGAGCCGCCCGCAGCAGACCTTCGAGGCCTGCCGCGTGGAACTGGCAGCCACGCGCGAGCAGTGCGAGGCGCAAGCCAAGGAACTGGAGGCGTTGAAGGCACGGCCCGCAGCCTTGAGCCCGGCAGCCGTGGCGCTCGCGGGCTTCGTGGATAAGCAGGGCATGAGGGGAGGAGAGTTTAGGCAAGGCTGCCTGGAGGCGCGCGGGGTTGAGCTTCGCCCTGCTCGGTGCTGGGGCCTCGGAGGGGCAACGTGGAGCGTGGTTGTCCTCGAAGTGAGCAACACCGGAGGGAAGCCGTGGGCGCCCGAGTGGGCCGAAGTAACGCCCGCAGGAGGGGAGCCGCGCCGTGCTCGCACGGTGCTCTCTGGGCAAGCAACCATCCCCCCGGACGGTGTGGTGGGCGTGGCCGTCGAGGTGGACATGCCCGCGCGAGGAGAGCCCGGAGAATGGCTGCGGGCGCCGCACGCGGTGCGGGTGTGCAACGGTGACGGGAGCCGCTGTCTGTCCGTTCCCAAGGTGATGCTGTAGCCACTGGCGAGAGGTGCCCAGCATGTTCGCGGACTTTGATCCCTTGGACTTGAAGCCCGGCCAGATGGTGAGCGACTGGCGCATTGTCCGACGCATCGGAAGGGGCGGCTACGCAGTCGTCTACGAGGTGGAGAAGGACGGCGAGCGTTTCGCGCTCAAGGTGGCCTGTCAGACAGAGCGCAGCCTTGATCCGAAGCAGACGGACGCGCGCGCGCAGCGCGAGGCGGCCTGCCTCGGGCAAGTCAACCACCGGAACATCATCCGCATGTTGGCTCAAGGCCGGTGGCCGGGTGCGCGCTCAGGCTTCCACTACATCGTTCTAGAGTTCGTGGACGGCTACACGCTCGCGCAGTGGGTAGAGCGGACCAACCCGACGCCGCATGAAGTCGTCGTCCTGTTCCTCAAGCTGTTTGACGCCCTGGAGCACATGCACGCCAAGAACGTGTTCCATCGGGATTTGAGCCTGAGAAACATCATGGTCACCAAGGACGGTGAGCCGGTGATCATCGACTTTGGGGTGGCGGACTACGCGACAGCCGAGGAATTGACGGACGGGCCTCTACCGCCTGGAACGCCGCGCAACCGTAGCCCCGAGGCCCAGCAGTTCTGGGAGGCAAACCGCCTCAAGCCCGGAGCCCGCTACACGTTCAAGGCGACGGACGATATTTTCGCGCTCGGAGCCAATCTCTACGACGTGCTGACGGACCCCGCACCGGAACGCAGCGAGCGGCGACCTGTGCTCAATAGCATGGTGGTAACCCCTCCCACCCCGCACCGGAAATCCAAGGGGCGCGTTCCTGCGGAGTTGAGCGCCTACGCGATGAAGCTGATCAGTCGCGACCTGGAGGTGCGGCCCGCGACGGCCAAGGATGCGCGGCGCCTGCTGTCAGACTTGGCGCGGCATGAGGGGGAGGACTGGCGCGAGATCTCCATTCACCCGGCATCCGCGCAGCTACCGCGAGAACCCACCGAAGGAGAGCCGGTACGAGCCGAAGCGCGAGAACCCGAGGCCCCGCAGGAACTGGTCCCCTTCCATCCGCTCCCGGTACAGGTGGGCCCAGCGGATGCGGTGCCCGCGCCTTCTCCGGTGCAGATAGCGCCAGCGGATGCCGTGCCCGCTCCTTCTTCGGTGCAGATAGCGCCAGCGCCAGCAGATGCCGCGC
This is a stretch of genomic DNA from Stigmatella aurantiaca. It encodes these proteins:
- a CDS encoding transposase; amino-acid sequence: MHSIRQPAPPARQAAPSPPPDEARRSVTFTGLELLRRVASLVPPPRANLTRFHGVFAPGAKLRPFLVPKQRRRERGVRQRPGRCG
- a CDS encoding DUF2381 family protein, which produces MFRPFTPSFALASLMVGLTAAAQVAPAGRSVVLTGKTGESPLIYLAPGVVTMIRLDARIIPESIQVEGRARFAVVEVGDQSVTLSPAVALGPGEQLALRVTYREDSPSSVVFLLTGQPGTADGLVNVSRPQQTFEACRVELAATREQCEAQAKELEALKARPAALSPAAVALAGFVDKQGMRGGEFRQGCLEARGVELRPARCWGLGGATWSVVVLEVSNTGGKPWAPEWAEVTPAGGEPRRARTVLSGQATIPPDGVVGVAVEVDMPARGEPGEWLRAPHAVRVCNGDGSRCLSVPKVML
- a CDS encoding serine/threonine protein kinase, which produces MFADFDPLDLKPGQMVSDWRIVRRIGRGGYAVVYEVEKDGERFALKVACQTERSLDPKQTDARAQREAACLGQVNHRNIIRMLAQGRWPGARSGFHYIVLEFVDGYTLAQWVERTNPTPHEVVVLFLKLFDALEHMHAKNVFHRDLSLRNIMVTKDGEPVIIDFGVADYATAEELTDGPLPPGTPRNRSPEAQQFWEANRLKPGARYTFKATDDIFALGANLYDVLTDPAPERSERRPVLNSMVVTPPTPHRKSKGRVPAELSAYAMKLISRDLEVRPATAKDARRLLSDLARHEGEDWREISIHPASAQLPREPTEGEPVRAEAREPEAPQELVPFHPLPVQVGPADAVPAPSPVQIAPADAVPAPSSVQIAPAPADAAPAPPSVQIPPAPAPANAAPVPAAAGAAVHHNQRRAWLRPVFVGPLALSLFAAVVAASLLHRPAQPALPPVARSAPADQFPDSSTLAEKPTSRPERLASPLPTQKEASPSVKLPDDSPTLTNGVPNPQQIQKASRRRVLSKVEKCGLLVASVAWLEAGCTGVQTRPDPEPCPEEAVKAMRELRWAVGGIGPGILLDVTKGTYEEAREQPLAVWKDGPVTGALIDPEGKAPAGMRIDGHLWTTGDRIYGRYVRAHLPGGRTVPICLELENGGELGSEKREGSKPGAPVASKVSSTSVVERWR